The Fibrobacter sp. UWT2 genome window below encodes:
- a CDS encoding ABC transporter ATP-binding protein, protein MPNVKIDPNDIAIRLKGLKKSFGPQDVLCDVNLDIRRGETMVIIGKSGGGKSVILKHMIGLLQPDGGEVTVDGVTISTPKFFDTHTIRRKMGMLFQMGALFDSMDTGENIAFALREHHPEMSEAEIQDVVTEKLKMINLVPEFRTKMPSELSGGMRKRVALARAIALNPEILLYDEPTTGLDPITSDVINDLILDMQSKLGVTSVVVTHDMVSAFKVADRIAMLYNGRIIEVGTVDEIKNTTNPYVHQFITGQRKISVDEEQ, encoded by the coding sequence ATGCCCAACGTAAAAATAGACCCAAACGATATCGCTATTCGCCTTAAGGGACTCAAGAAGTCCTTTGGCCCGCAGGACGTTCTTTGTGACGTGAACCTGGATATTCGCCGTGGCGAGACTATGGTGATTATCGGTAAGTCCGGTGGCGGCAAGTCCGTGATTCTAAAGCACATGATTGGGCTTTTGCAACCGGATGGCGGCGAGGTGACGGTGGACGGCGTGACGATCAGTACGCCCAAGTTCTTTGACACGCACACGATTCGTCGTAAGATGGGTATGCTGTTCCAGATGGGCGCCCTTTTTGACTCCATGGATACCGGCGAAAATATTGCGTTTGCCTTGCGCGAACATCATCCGGAAATGAGCGAAGCCGAAATCCAGGACGTGGTGACCGAAAAACTCAAGATGATCAACTTGGTTCCGGAATTCCGTACCAAGATGCCGTCTGAACTTTCGGGCGGTATGCGCAAGCGTGTTGCTCTTGCCCGCGCCATTGCATTGAATCCTGAAATCCTTTTGTACGATGAACCTACGACCGGCCTTGACCCGATTACGAGTGACGTGATCAACGACTTGATTCTGGATATGCAGAGCAAGCTGGGTGTTACGTCTGTGGTGGTGACTCATGACATGGTGAGTGCATTCAAGGTGGCCGACCGTATTGCCATGCTGTATAATGGCCGTATTATTGAAGTGGGTACGGTGGACGAAATCAAGAACACGACCAACCCCTACGTGCACCAGTTTATTACCGGCCAGCGTAAGATTTCGGTGGACGAAGAACAGTAA